One genomic region from Tripterygium wilfordii isolate XIE 37 chromosome 20, ASM1340144v1, whole genome shotgun sequence encodes:
- the LOC119987417 gene encoding homeobox protein BEL1 homolog, producing MASSRGFCYSDVSSSNPEIHSHLVDQIQGFESNPDMFHLTTGMEMIGFSKNLHQQSDSNSVMWKGFFGKTGNNPSPPPEAAAGPSSSKTINDSITDFYQQHHEFNKPDLFPTGILETSSDHQNLLVAGTQHHHHQSTHHPWQDSRLIADDSSLRCVFPCEGNERPSQGLSLSLSSTNPSRLGLQSFELRQQSTNQHHDQQEQMMQFHLRNSKYLGPAQELLIEFCSVGTKQTDVFKQKPHKPKQYEDEDASSSSRKQSLHSLDFMELQKRKTKLFSMLEEVDRRYRHYCNQMKAVVSFFEAVAGHGAASGYSSLAAKAMSRHFRCLRDGIISQIQATKKAMGERDPVVPGTTRGETPGLRILDQSLRQQRAFQLMNTMETHPWRPQKGLPERSVSVLRAWLFEHFLHPYPCDVDKHILARQTGLSRSQVSNWFINARVRLWKPMVEEMYLEEIKEQKNNNMDSPDGVTDHNILDDNIGRPNPNPNPNPSTDRKLIPDQLLRIDPDHSLSSIINHRDPKVHHHRTNFGSSFGAAAMELDFSSYNHHHNPPGVSSANQNFNGGVSLTLGLQQQGGSGGGGGGGGGEVSLAFPPASQSSLFYSREHNDDCQQVQYSLLDGEGQNLPYRNLMGAQLLHDLTG from the exons ATGGCTTCATCAAGAGGGTTTTGTTACTCAGATGTTTCATCAAGCAATCCAGAAATTCACAGCCATCTAGTGGATCAGATCCAAGGATTTGAATCGAACCCAGATATGTTTCACTTGACAACAGGGATGGAGATGATTGGGTTTAGTAAGAATCTGCATCAACAAAGTGACAGTAACTCTGTTATGTGGAAAGGCTTCTTTGGCAAAACTGGCAACAacccatcaccaccaccagaaGCAGCTGCAGgtccttcatcttcaaagactATCAATGATTCCATCACTGATTTCTATCAACAGCATCATGAGTTCAATAAACCTGATTTATTCCCAACTGGGATTTTAGAGACAAGTAGTGATCATCAGAATCTGTTAGTTGCTGGAActcagcatcatcatcatcaatcaacTCATCATCCATGGCAAGACAGTAGATTGATTGCTGATGATTCTTCTTTGAGGTGTGTGTTTCCTTGTGAAGGGAATGAAAGACCAAGTCAAGGTCTGTCACTCTCTCTATCTTCAACCAATCCTTCCAGATTAGGCTTACAGTCTTTTGAACTCAGACAGCAAAGTACTAATCAGCATCATGATCAGCAAGAACAGATGATGCAGTTCCATCTAAGGAACTCAAAGTACTTGGGTCCTGCTCAGGAACTTCTGATTGAATTTTGTAGTGTTGGAACAAAACAAACTGATGTCTTCAAGCAAAAGCCTCACAAGCCAAAACAGTATGAAGATGAGGATGCTAGTAGTTCTTCCAGAAAACAATCTCTTCATTCCCTTGATTTCATGGAGTTGCAAAAGAGGAAGACAAAGTTGTTTTCAATGCTTGAAGAG GTAGACAGAAGATACAGGCACTACTGTAACCAAATGAAGGCAGTGGTGTCATTCTTTGAAGCTGTGGCAGGTCATGGAGCAGCAAGTGGTTATTCAAGCCTAGCTGCAAAGGCAATGTCAAGGCACTTTAGGTGTTTGAGAGATGGAATCATCAGTCAGATTCAGGCCACAAAGAAGGCCATGGGAGAGAGAGATCCTGTGGTGCCGGGCACAACTAGAGGCGAAACGCCGGGGCTTAGAATCCTTGATCAATCTTTGAGACAACAGAGGGCCTTTCAACTTATGAATACGATGGAGACTCATCCATGGAGACCACAAAAAGGTTTACCGGAGAGATCTGTTTCTGTTCTTCGTGCTTGGTTGTTCGAGCATTTCCTCCATCC GTACCCTTGTGATGTCGATAAACACATCTTAGCTCGCCAAACTGGTCTCTCAAGAAGCCAG GTATCTAATTGGTTTATTAATGCAAGAGTGAGGCTGTGGAAACCAATGGTGGAAGAAATGTACTTGGAAGAAATCAAAGagcaaaaaaacaacaacatggATTCTCCAGATGGGGTCACTGATCATAATATTCTTGACGACAATATTGGCCGGCCTAATCcgaatccaaatccaaatccatccACGGATCGAAAACTGATACCGGACCAGCTCCTCCGAATAGACCCAGATCATAGCCTCTCCTCCATAATCAATCACCGTGACCCAAAAGTTCACCACCACCGCACTAATTTTGGGTCTTCTTTTGGTGCTGCTGCCATGGAATTGGACTTCTCATCATacaaccaccaccacaaccCTCCAGGGGTCTCCAGTGCTAATCAGAATTTCAACGGTGGCGTGTCGCTGACGTTAGGGTTGCAACAACAAGGTgggagtggtggtggtggtggtggtggtggtggtgaagtaAGCTTAGCGTTTCCACCGGCTTCGCAAAGTTCACTCTTCTACTCAAGAGAGCACAATGACGATTGTCAACAGGTTCAGTACTCTCTTTTAGATGGTGAAGGACAGAATTTgccttatagaaacttgatggGGGCACAGCTGCTTCATGATTTAACAGGTTAA
- the LOC119986882 gene encoding uncharacterized protein LOC119986882, with amino-acid sequence MTKRPFSAKGYRAKECLELVHSDVCGPMTIQARETAAYILNLVPSKSVPTTPTELWTRRKPSLAYIWILGSPAHVLVGNIGKLESRTEVCFFIGYPRGTKGGLFYSPKDQKVIVSTNVRFLEEDYMMNHKPKSKIVLEELRGEIQGNQTTQGTPVEENDPVPHKSGRIVESQTNSV; translated from the exons atgactaagaggccattttcggccaaggggtatagagccaaagaatgtttggagttggtacattctgatgtgtgtggtccaatgactatccaagcAAG GGAAACAGCTGCCTATATTCTgaacttagttccttctaagtcagtaccaactactcctactgaaTTATGGACAAGGCGAAAGCCCAGCTTGGCCTATATATGGATATTGGGTAGTCCAGCCCATGTGCTAGTAGGGAACATTGggaagttggaatcaagaacagaagtatgttttttcattggataccctcgaggtaccaaaggtggtttgttttatagtcctaaggatcagaaggtcattgtcagcaccaatgtccgattcttagaagaagactatatgatgaatcacaaacccaaaagtaagattgttcttgagGAATTAAGAGGGGAAATacaaggaaaccaaacaactcaaggAACACCAGTTGAGGAAAACGATCCAGTACCACATAAAAGTGGGAGGATTGTGGAATCCCAAACTAATTCTGTTTAG